The Nostoc sp. 'Peltigera membranacea cyanobiont' N6 genome contains the following window.
AGGACTGGTACTACCAGGGGAAACCAGCATGACTTTATTCGGCGTGGCAATGGAGACTGCTGCGCTAGAAACGCTACTGGCAAAGGAGCCAACTACACCTGCTACTTTATCTAAAGTTGCTAGTTTGGCCATACCGGCTGCACCGGCTTTGGGGTCGGTTTGGTCGTCTACTTGCACCAAGGTAACTGGTTCGCCATTCACTCCACCGCAAGCGTTGACCATATCGACGAGCAAAGGGACAGAACCTAGCATCTGCTGTCCAACAGATGCCAAGTCGCCTGTTGTGGGTAGCAGGGAACCAATTTTTAGCCCTTTAGCAGTGTTTGTCGTAGTTGAGTTTGCTGCTGGAGTAGCGGTACTTCCGTTGGTAGCTGTCCCATTGGGGGTACTGGTATCACCACAAGCCCCAACTAAAAATCCAGTTGCGATGGTCGCTATACCGAAGGTTAAGGCGGCACTAATTTTTCTCATAAATAACTTTCACTCCTCAAATATTTAGGAGCCTAAAATTAAGATTCAAACTAAATTTCTAAGTTAGTTGGATCTTACCAGGACTCCAAAGGATAAATCATATCATCCATCTTTGGGAGTAAAAGTGTTTACGCCTATATTATTTTTTACTTTTGGACACAGAAAATATTCAGTGTGTTAAAAGCTGGAAAACGGAGAGGGAGGGATTCGAACCCTCGGTACGGAGTTGCCTGCCGTACAACAGATTAGCAATCTGCCGCTTTCGACCACTCAGCCACCTCTCCATGACTCACGAATATCAATGTTACCAGACTCGTTGAGAAGAGTCAATAGTTATTTTTGGGAATTGGACATCAGTCATTGGTCGTTAGTTATTTACAAGATACAAATGACTAAGGACAAATGACTAATGACAAATGACAAATTCAAAGAACTTGCGATCGCATCCAAGCTAAGGGTAAGGTGCGTAACTTTTTCCACTGGGGAACGAAAGCCCGTTGACTGAACACATCGTAATCATTGCGTTCAATCACCTCCAAAATTTGGCCGTACAGCATTGATGCTGCCCATACGGGCCAACGGGCATCGGATGCTAAATAAGTAATTCCCTGGTCAGACGTGGTATAGAATTGGCGGGCCCGTTCAATTTGAAAGCGCATTAGCGCCCGCCAACGGTCATCTACCACACCTTTGAAGAAGTCTTGCTCGGTGTAGTTGAATTTTTCCAAGTCCTCAAGGGGAATGTAGATTCGCCCCCGTTTGGCATCTTCTCCCACATCCCGCAAGATGTTGGTGAGTTGATTGGCAATTCCCAGAGCGATCGCTTCTTCTGTGGGAAGATAAGGTTGTTTGTTCTGATGCCACGGAGCGGTGAATATGGTGCTATCGACACCCATCACTTGTGTTGACATTAAGCCAACAGTACCAGCAACGCGGTAACAGTAGAGGTATAAGTCCTCAAAGGTTTCATAACGACTGCGATATAAGTCCATGCGTTGACCGGCAATCATATCCCGAAAGGGCTGAATGTCCATCGGAAAGCGCTGGAGGGTGTCAACTAAAGCGACATCGTAATTTTCTAATGGTCGTCCCGCAAAAATCGATTCCAGCTGCTGTTCCCATAGGTCTAGGGTTTCTGGCGTGGTAATAGCAGAGGCGGGCCCATCCACTAATTCATCTGTACGGCGACACCAAGCGTAAATTGACCAAATAGATTGACGTTTTACCGGACTCATGAGCAAAGTACCCAGGTAAAAAGTCTTGGCATACTTTGCTGTGAGATGTCGGCAAAGTTTGTATGACTCGTCTACAGAGACCAGCGTTTTCATGCGCGGGGGGGAATCAGGCAGTTGCAGCATTCGTTGCGGGCGGTCGGGTGAGCGTTTGCAGGTTTGAGGAATTTGCTACCGGGAGAGCCTCAGAAATTGCCTGCGCTGTCAGCTTACCAGAAAGTACGGCACCTTCCATACTGCCTAAGTAGCGTTGCATGGTATAACTTCCGGCGAGATAGAAGTTGGCAATGGGCGTAACTTGTGCGGGACGGTACTGTTGGCGGCCAGGGGTCGCTTTGTAAACTGAACGCGGCGTTTTCACCACATGAGATTTTAGCAATGTTGCTGGGTTGTCTCCCCCAAAATGGTCTGGGAAAAGTTTTTCCAATTCAGCAAGCGTTGCAATGACAATCTCCTCATCGGATTTGGCAATCCAATCTTTTGCCGGAGCTAGAACTAATTCCAGCATTGAGCGATTGGGGTTGGCGTATTCACGGCAGGTATTGCTCATATCAGCATAAACGCTTAGGAGGGGCGATCGCGAAAAAAGTAGGTGATCGATTTCTGTAAGTTTCCGATCGAACCACAGATGCAGGTTAATCACTGGTACTCCTTCCAAACCTTCTAGCTTTTGAAAAAACTCCATCAGCTTCCAAGGTTTAGGTAACATGACTTTCAAAGGGTCAACTGAAATGGCAGATACGTAAGCATCAGCCGTCACAACTTCATCTTCTGCGCCATTTAACCCTCTAATCAAGTATCCCTTCACCGTGCCATCGGCGTTGAGCAAAATTTCTTTCAAAGGGACATTTAACCGCACTTCTCCACCGCGTTCTGTGATGTAATCTACGATTGGGCTGCATAGACGTTCTGTGGGAGAACCATCCAAAAATGCAATCTTTGAGCCATATCGTTCTTGCAGAAAGCGATTCAGTGCAGTCAGGAGAATCGTTGCGGAAACTTCATCAGGATTGATAAAGGTGAGGGCTTTACATGCGGCGATAAAAACGTCACTAGTTACCCGCTCGTCTACACCTTGCCTTTTCAACCAATCTAAGAAGCTGTATTTATCCATCTCTTCAACATACTTTTGACCCCGAACCACTGCGGGAAGTAGGCCAACTGCAAATCGAATCTTCTGCTCCCAAGTCAACATGTCTTTGTTGCGAAGAATCGATGCAATGACGTTGAAAGGAGATGGAATATCTGGAACATCAAAACGTGAGAGTGTTCCAGGTTTGTCTGGTTGATTAAAAATCAGTGTATGTTCTTTCCACTGGAGTCTATCTTCAATGCCCAACTCCTTGAGCATTTGGAGCATATTCGGATATGCCCCAAAGAAGGCGTGTAACCCGGTTTCGTACCAGTCGCCGTCAGAGTCTTTCCACGCCGCAACCAGACCACCCAGTACGTCCCGGCTTTCCAAGACAATGGGAGTATGACCTGCGTCCGTGAGATATTTCGCGCAGGAAAGTCCTGCTAGACCAGCACCCGCGATCGCTACTCGCATTTAACCTTAATGCCCTTCAATATTTCTTAATGGTTTTATCGTTCTCATTATACGTTGCAATCCGTTACATTTGGCAGTTCTTGTGCGATCGCTTCCCCAAAAAACTTTTGCCCAAGGGAATTTTCCCTACATACACCTGCCTAACAAAATTACCAATACCATTATTAGCAATAGGTTTTAGCAAATATTTTATCTAAATTTGCGTGTAGGAAATTTCGGTAAATAAAAGTTATTCCTTTGACTTAAAATATCTAATATCAAAAGTGGTTGATTTCTTTTCAAATCTGTGTATCTAATCTGAGAAAATATCTATTGTACTGGTTATAGACTGCTATTAAAAAACTCAGTTAGGTAAAAAATTATGAGTGGATCGCAGGAGTTAAAACGCTTTGGACATCACCTGATTCTAGGGATTTCTGGCACGACATTAAGCGATGACGATAAACGCGCCCTCAGTGAATTAAAGCCGATTGGGGTGATATTTTTTGCTAAAAACTTTTTGGATGGCACTCCATATCAAGTTTGGTTGGAAAGCTTCAAGGATTTAAACAGCCAGATACGAGAATATGCTGAACGTGATTCGATGTTTATAACTCTGGATCATGAAGGAGGTCGTGTCATTCGCACACCATCACCGATTACGCGATTCCCTCATGCGTTGTTGGTGCGATCGCACGCCCGCGAAGTAGCAAAAGCCACGGCATTAGAACTAAAATCACTGGGAATTAATTTATCTTGGGCACCTGTAGCAGATGTTTTTTCCCATGCCAACAATCCTGTGATTGGCCCTCGCGCCTTTGGTAACACTCCCGAAATCGCCGCAAAATATGCCCGTGACTACTACCTTGGACTTCAAGAATCAGGAATTTTGGGATGCGCCAAACACTTCCCCGGACATGGAGACACCAGCAAGGACTCTCACATTGAGCTACCAATACTAAATTTAACTTTAGAAGACCTGCGACTTCGAGAACTCATACCTTTCAAAGCTTTAATCGAAGTCCAGATTCCTTTAATTATGACTGCCCATATTTTATTTCCCAGAATAGATGCTGATGTGCCAGCAACTCTTTCCCAGCCTATTCTCAAAACCATACTTAGAGACGAACTTGGCTTTAAGGGAGTAGTTGTATCTGACGACTTGGATATGAAAGCGATTTCAGATATGTTTATGAAAGCTGGGACTGTGGCGCGATCGCTTAATGCAGGTTGTGACCTGTTTATTGTCTCACGCAATATTAATTTATCATCTCTTGAAAGAACCTATCAGATTGCTGAAGATTTCGTTGATTCCCTCAGCAAGGGTAGCTTAGACGAATCAGTAGTGGAAGCAGCCAGAGAAAGAATCGATAAACTACTGGCAGTAACACCGCAATATCCCGTAGAAATTTTGGATAAAGATATACTATTGCAACATGCTCAACTAGCGATCGCTAGTTCGTATTAATCAGTTAACGTGCTTTCAAATTACACATTAGCAACTACTAAAAGACTTGCTAGAATTCCATTTGTTAATTTTCAATTTTTAATTGTTTAGTGGGTGGTACAGGGGTCGAACCTATTTCTGCGGGTTAAAAGCCCGCTGCACAGCCGGTATGCCAACCACCCTAGTTAATTTAAGAAATGAGTTGGTGCGATCGTATTACATCGCAAACCTTGTAACACCAACACTAGATATAAATCCACCAGGGAGGTACTGCCCCTCCTATTTCTGTGTTATCAGCACAGCGCCTCGCTTTTCGGCTCCAGGTGGAAAAAGAGGAAGATGGAGGAATCGAACCCCTACAGTTGCCCATACCCTGGTTTTCAAGACCAGTTGCCGTCCATTCAGCGGCATCTTCCATTCAGGGGTATCAGACGGGACTTGAACCCGCTATGACTGGTTCCACAAACCAGCGCCTCGACCACTTTGGCTTCAGATACCATCAGTGGAATCAATGGGAATTGAACCCATAACCTCCTGCTTGCAAGGCAGGCGCTCTAGCCATTTGAGCTATGACCCCATATTTGGTGGATACTGGTCGGAATCGAACCGACAACCTTCTAACAGCCAGTTAGACGCTTTACCAATTAAGCTACAGACCCATTAAATCAGTTACCAGTTAACAGTTGGAGCGATCGCAATCTACAAACTCAGTTTATTTACTGCTATAAAGTTTTGCCCAATAACCTCTAGGAGGTTTCTCAATCTCATAAGCTTTACACCATTTTTCTACTGCCTTATCACTTACACCAAAATCTTGAGCTATGTGAGCAGTTGGTTTAGTCCATACTAGCTCGTGTAATTCTTCTTTAGATGGACGTTCAACCTTTCTAGACTTAGGTCTTGCCGAATAACGCCTTTTCATTTTTACTCGGCTTGCTTGACGTTGAAAATCTTTAATATTCCTGTTTAAAACGTTTGATTTAATTTCTAGAAAGTCCTCCCACCAATAAAAAGGAGAACTACTATTGGGTAGATTGGTTCTAATTATGATACCTCGGTAATCAAAACTGGGGTAAATAACCCGATCTTTATGTGGTAAGTAAATGGCATAGTAATCAAAATCATCTTTCTGATACTGGCGTTTATGATTTCCATGTTTATCATTCCATGATGTATTAGCGAAAATTCGCTCAATGCTAGAATATTTCACCTGGATTTTCAGAAATTTATTTTCCTTCCATGCTACTAAATCAAATGGCAAGTGTTCGCAAATCAAAGGTGTGAAAATTACATAACCTTTAACAGTCAAATCAGCTATGGTTTTCGCTACAGCTAGGTCTGCTTTTCCTTTTGTATGATGAGTGTTCATAAATTGAACCTAAATAGCAAGAACAAATTTATCATTATTTAGGTTCAATTATGCCCTCAGCAGGATTCAAACCTGGGACTCTCATTTTAGAAGAATGCGGCTCTATTCACTGAGCGATGAGGGCTTGAATTGGTAGTCCTGGCAGGAATTGAACCCGCAACATTCTTCTTGTAAGGAAGATACTCTACCAATTGAGCTACAGGACTACGCAAGCGAGTGGCGAGACTTGAACTCACGCACTGAATATGGCGTACTCAGATGCTACCGATTACATCACACCCGCAAGTTTTTAAAGCGGATAACGAGACTTGAACTCGTGCCTAGAGTTTGGAAGACTCGAATGCTACCGTTACACCATATCCGCACTATTTAAAATCAAAAATTACTTTTAGAGGTTGCTGTTCGTGAGGAAAAAGCTTTATGAATTCGAGGGAAATCGCCTTTGAAATTCTGTGAAAGTCCTGCTTTCTTTGCTCGAATCGAGAACCGAAAATAGAACGCTTTTAAATTTACCCCAAAATTGACCATTCGCTAATAAGAAGTCTGCAAACATCTGAGCAACCATTGATGGATCGTTCCTAAAAACACCGCATCCCCAAGCTCCTAAAATTAAGGTATCGCAACCTTTAGAAGCAGCCAGAGATAATAATTTTTCACCGCGTTTATACAAGATTTCTCTGATTTTTTCTCCACTTTCAGGCTCTTTTCTCCAAACTTGACCAGCATTAGGAGCGGAAGTCGTAATAAAATCGACCAAATAAGCTTCTTCGAGCAGAGTGCCATCATCTTTTCGGAATACTGGACAACCAGGAGAGTAAATGATGCGATCTGAGTAGAGCAAGGATTTATGAGCGCGATGAAAATCGTAGTATTCGCGACATTTCAACAAGCTTTTGTACAGTGCAGAACTACGTGTTAAGCTTTCTTCTTGAGCATGAGCGCCTTTGATAAATCCACCACCAGGATTTTTAGCAGAAGCAAAATTGAGAACTCCAATTCTTTCAAATTTCTGCGTAGGCGTAGCCCGTCGTAGACATCGCGCTGTGCGTTCGGCTCCCATAAGCGTTGTCTCATTTCTCACTGTAAATTCAGTCTTTGCAAATTGAGAATTACCTGAGAGAATATTTCGAGCGATCGCTGAAAGAGTTTCCGGCTCGTAGTATTCCGTCCCAGCAATACAGGATACTAATTCTCGGCCAATATTAATTTGCTTACCTTCAGGAGAGAAGTAGTGACCGGCTTCGAGAATTTTTAGGGTGTCTTGAGCGATCGCAATTCGTTTCATACTTTTTCATAGGATTTCCTAGTTACAAATTGTCTCACTAATTTCTAGTCAAGCTGGTGACAGGAATTGAACCTGCAACCTACTGATTACAAGTCAGTTGCTCTGCCAATTGAGCTACACCAGCACTAATTTTGGATTTTGGATTTTGGATTGACCCCATAGCTTCAGATATGAGCTTGAGTAAAGAATTGTAGGTAGATTTAGGATGATCCCTATTTGTTGGACAAATAAAACAAGCTTGCTCTCACACCTTTTTAGATTTTCAGTTTTGAATCAATAATCCAAAATTTAAAATCTAAAATCTAAAATTTGGTGACGGGGGCAGGAGTTGAACCTGCCGATATTCAGGTTATGAGCCTGATGAGCCACCGTTGCTCTATCCCCGCATATTCACCAATACCCCTGACTGGATTTGAACCAGCAACCTCTTCGTTCTAGGCGAAGCGCCTCTTCCGTTGGGCTACAAGGGCAAACTTGGTACTCCCGACAGGATTTGAACCTGCAAAAACTAGATCCTCGGTCTAGTGCGTCTTCCGTTCCGCCACGAGAGCTTAGTGCCCCTGACAGGATTTGAACCTGCAAAATCTGGACTCTGATTCCAGCACGTATGCCAGTTCCGTCACAGGGGCATATCGGGATGGCAGGATTTGAACCTGCGACTCCATGCTCCCAAAGCATGGCTTCTGGCCACTGAATTACATCCCGTTAGTACTCCTGGTGGGAGTCGAACCCACAACCAAACAGATTTTAAGTCTGTCACCTCTTCCAATTGGGCTACAGGAGCAAATTTTGGTACTCTTGGTGGGAATCGAACCCACAACATACCGTTTTTGAGACGGCAGCCTCTTCCAGTTGGGCTACAAGAGCAGAGTTTGGCAGCCCCACCAGGGGTCGAACCTGGAATCTTCGCCTTCAAAGGGCGCTATGTTGCCAATTACACCACAGGGCTTTATTGCCAGGGCAGGGTTTGAACCTGCAACCTCATCGTTCAGAGCGATGCGACTTACCAATTCGTCCACCCGGCATTAAACAATTCGTAATTCGTAATTCGTAGTTCGTAATTATGTTTTTTGAGAGTGATTTTAACTCCGATTAACATACAAGCCATTTATAAAAAGGTGGGTATAAACCCTTATTTAATTACGAATTACGAATTAGTAATTACGAATTATAATTGGCTGCCTCAGTAGGACTCGAACCTACAACCGCGCGGTTAACAGCCGCTTGCTCTACCATTGAGCTATGAGGCAACGAAGCCCCCC
Protein-coding sequences here:
- the crtB gene encoding 15-cis-phytoene synthase CrtB, translating into MLQLPDSPPRMKTLVSVDESYKLCRHLTAKYAKTFYLGTLLMSPVKRQSIWSIYAWCRRTDELVDGPASAITTPETLDLWEQQLESIFAGRPLENYDVALVDTLQRFPMDIQPFRDMIAGQRMDLYRSRYETFEDLYLYCYRVAGTVGLMSTQVMGVDSTIFTAPWHQNKQPYLPTEEAIALGIANQLTNILRDVGEDAKRGRIYIPLEDLEKFNYTEQDFFKGVVDDRWRALMRFQIERARQFYTTSDQGITYLASDARWPVWAASMLYGQILEVIERNDYDVFSQRAFVPQWKKLRTLPLAWMRSQVL
- the pds gene encoding 15-cis-phytoene desaturase; this encodes MRVAIAGAGLAGLSCAKYLTDAGHTPIVLESRDVLGGLVAAWKDSDGDWYETGLHAFFGAYPNMLQMLKELGIEDRLQWKEHTLIFNQPDKPGTLSRFDVPDIPSPFNVIASILRNKDMLTWEQKIRFAVGLLPAVVRGQKYVEEMDKYSFLDWLKRQGVDERVTSDVFIAACKALTFINPDEVSATILLTALNRFLQERYGSKIAFLDGSPTERLCSPIVDYITERGGEVRLNVPLKEILLNADGTVKGYLIRGLNGAEDEVVTADAYVSAISVDPLKVMLPKPWKLMEFFQKLEGLEGVPVINLHLWFDRKLTEIDHLLFSRSPLLSVYADMSNTCREYANPNRSMLELVLAPAKDWIAKSDEEIVIATLAELEKLFPDHFGGDNPATLLKSHVVKTPRSVYKATPGRQQYRPAQVTPIANFYLAGSYTMQRYLGSMEGAVLSGKLTAQAISEALPVANSSNLQTLTRPPATNAATA
- the nagZ gene encoding beta-N-acetylhexosaminidase; its protein translation is MSGSQELKRFGHHLILGISGTTLSDDDKRALSELKPIGVIFFAKNFLDGTPYQVWLESFKDLNSQIREYAERDSMFITLDHEGGRVIRTPSPITRFPHALLVRSHAREVAKATALELKSLGINLSWAPVADVFSHANNPVIGPRAFGNTPEIAAKYARDYYLGLQESGILGCAKHFPGHGDTSKDSHIELPILNLTLEDLRLRELIPFKALIEVQIPLIMTAHILFPRIDADVPATLSQPILKTILRDELGFKGVVVSDDLDMKAISDMFMKAGTVARSLNAGCDLFIVSRNINLSSLERTYQIAEDFVDSLSKGSLDESVVEAARERIDKLLAVTPQYPVEILDKDILLQHAQLAIASSY
- a CDS encoding group I intron-associated PD-(D/E)XK endonuclease; amino-acid sequence: MNTHHTKGKADLAVAKTIADLTVKGYVIFTPLICEHLPFDLVAWKENKFLKIQVKYSSIERIFANTSWNDKHGNHKRQYQKDDFDYYAIYLPHKDRVIYPSFDYRGIIIRTNLPNSSSPFYWWEDFLEIKSNVLNRNIKDFQRQASRVKMKRRYSARPKSRKVERPSKEELHELVWTKPTAHIAQDFGVSDKAVEKWCKAYEIEKPPRGYWAKLYSSK
- a CDS encoding TIGR02452 family protein; the protein is MKRIAIAQDTLKILEAGHYFSPEGKQINIGRELVSCIAGTEYYEPETLSAIARNILSGNSQFAKTEFTVRNETTLMGAERTARCLRRATPTQKFERIGVLNFASAKNPGGGFIKGAHAQEESLTRSSALYKSLLKCREYYDFHRAHKSLLYSDRIIYSPGCPVFRKDDGTLLEEAYLVDFITTSAPNAGQVWRKEPESGEKIREILYKRGEKLLSLAASKGCDTLILGAWGCGVFRNDPSMVAQMFADFLLANGQFWGKFKSVLFSVLDSSKESRTFTEFQRRFPSNS